A window of the Synchiropus splendidus isolate RoL2022-P1 chromosome 6, RoL_Sspl_1.0, whole genome shotgun sequence genome harbors these coding sequences:
- the arl8bb gene encoding ADP-ribosylation factor-like 8Bb — protein MLALINRLLDWFRSLFWKEEMELTLVGLQYSGKTTFVNVIASGQFSEDMIPTVGFNMRKVTKGNVTIKIWDIGGQPRFRSMWERYCRGVNAIVYMVDAADRDKIEASRNELHNLLDKPQLQGIPVLVLGNKRDLSNALDEKQLIEKMNLSAIQDREICCYSVSCKEKDNIDITLQWLIQHSKSRRS, from the exons ATGCTGGCGCTCATCAACAGGCTCCTGGACTGGTTCCGCTCGCTCTTCTGGAAAGAGGAGATGGAGCTCACCTTAGTCGGGCTGCAGTACTCGGGAAAGACCACGTTCGTCAACGTGATCGCA TCCGGCCAGTTCAGTGAAGACATGATTCCGACGGTTGGTTTCAACATGAGGAAGGTCACCAAAGGCAATGTCACAATAAAG ATCTGGGACATAGGCGGCCAGCCGCGCTTCAGGAGCATGTGGGAGCGCTACTGCAGAGGAGTCAATGCTATCGT ATACATGGTGGACGCAGCCGATCGAGATAAAATTGAAGCTTCCAGAAATGAACTGCACAACCTGTTGGACAAACCGCAGCTACAAGGAATTCCT GTTCTAGTGCTGGGGAACAAGCGGGACCTGTCGAACGCACTGGACGAGAAGCAACTCATTGAAAAGAT GAACCTCTCAGCCATCCAGGATCGAGAAATCTGCTGCTACTCCGTCTCCTGCAAAGAGAAAGACAACATAG ACATCACGCTGCAGTGGCTCATCCAGCACTCAAAGTCGCGGAGGAGCTGA